A region from the Dinoroseobacter shibae DFL 12 = DSM 16493 genome encodes:
- a CDS encoding GNAT family N-acetyltransferase: MQLRQEEPGDWWEVEALFDLCFAPGREALSSYRLRDGVPPVGALCLVAPNEDNALGGVGGAIRFWPIRVGGAEALLLGPVAVHPTRQGEGLGALLIQAGLEKAAALGWTRVLLVGDAPYYGRFGFVRAEGIEMPPPTNPDRVLVQALSAGAWDDVRGEVTPATPAP; the protein is encoded by the coding sequence GTGCAATTGCGGCAGGAAGAACCAGGCGATTGGTGGGAGGTGGAGGCGCTCTTCGATCTGTGCTTCGCGCCCGGTCGCGAGGCGCTGTCATCCTACCGGCTGCGCGACGGGGTTCCGCCAGTGGGCGCGCTGTGCCTGGTGGCGCCGAACGAGGACAATGCGCTGGGCGGGGTCGGTGGCGCGATCCGGTTCTGGCCGATCCGCGTGGGTGGGGCGGAGGCGCTGCTGCTCGGTCCGGTGGCGGTGCACCCGACCCGGCAGGGGGAGGGGTTGGGCGCGCTGCTGATCCAGGCGGGTCTGGAGAAGGCCGCGGCACTGGGCTGGACGCGGGTCCTGCTGGTGGGCGATGCGCCCTATTACGGCCGGTTCGGCTTTGTCCGGGCCGAGGGGATCGAGATGCCCCCGCCGACCAATCCCGACCGGGTGCTGGTCCAGGCGCTGAGCGCGGGCGCGTGGGACGATGTGCGCGGCGAGGTCACGCCCGCGACCCCGGCGCCGTAG
- the ptsP gene encoding phosphoenolpyruvate--protein phosphotransferase, translating into MADSIETESRKLLRRLQATLAEAGAGQERLDKITSLIADSMRTEVCSIYLFRDPDTLELCATEGLNPEAVHKTRMRIGEGLVGRVARTSRAINTADAPSTKGFRYMPETGEEVYSSFLGVPIQRLGETLGVLVVQSRAKREYSTDEIYALEVVAMVLAEMKELGAFTGEGAALAAPHQNPIMIRGGVAQEGIAKGHVYLHEPRVVVTKLVSDDPEAELVRLRGAVDQLRVSVDEMLDIAPKGDAEQLQILEAYRMFANSRGWMRRMEESIDSGLSAEAAVEKEQSAARSRMERVPDAYLRERLHDLDDLSNRLLRLLTGQGGETGAEIPADPILVARNIGPGELLDYGRALKGIILEEGSVGSHAAIVARALAIPLIVHAKRITTEALNGDLVLVDGEQGIVHLRPDDRVLAHFTDKIAMQAKAQERYASIRDKPAETLCGSVISLTMNAGLMADLPSLPSSGAEGVGLFRTELQFLTRSKVPRRSELAEIYARVLDAADGKRVVFRTLDIGSDKVLPYMKPQDEPNPALGWRAIRVGLDKPGVMRMQLQALIRGANGRPLTVMFPFIAQLEEFTRARDALLREIDREAALGRTLPESVEIGAMLETPSLAFAPNSFFEMADFVSIGGNDLKQFFFAADRENERVRRRYDTLNVSFLSLIELIVSRCRDVGTPLSFCGEDAGRPIEALCFAAMGLRSLSMRPASIGPVKHLLRRSDLREARAVITQARASGAMTVRPAVMEWLRHQN; encoded by the coding sequence ATGGCCGACAGTATCGAGACCGAAAGCCGCAAGCTTCTCAGACGCTTGCAGGCCACGCTTGCCGAGGCGGGCGCGGGTCAGGAACGGCTGGACAAGATCACCAGCCTGATCGCCGACAGCATGCGCACCGAGGTCTGCTCGATCTACCTGTTCCGGGATCCCGACACGTTGGAGCTGTGCGCGACCGAAGGGCTCAATCCCGAAGCGGTGCACAAGACCCGGATGCGCATCGGCGAGGGTCTCGTCGGACGTGTCGCCCGGACCTCGCGCGCGATCAACACCGCAGACGCGCCCAGCACCAAGGGGTTCCGCTACATGCCGGAGACCGGGGAGGAGGTCTATTCGAGCTTCCTCGGCGTCCCGATCCAGCGCCTTGGCGAAACCCTCGGTGTGCTCGTGGTGCAATCCCGCGCCAAGCGGGAGTATTCCACCGACGAGATCTACGCCCTCGAAGTCGTGGCCATGGTGCTGGCCGAGATGAAAGAGCTTGGCGCCTTCACCGGCGAGGGAGCGGCGCTGGCCGCGCCGCATCAGAACCCCATCATGATCCGCGGCGGCGTCGCCCAGGAAGGCATCGCCAAGGGCCATGTCTATCTGCACGAGCCGCGCGTGGTCGTCACCAAGCTGGTCTCAGACGACCCGGAAGCCGAGCTTGTCCGCCTCCGCGGGGCGGTGGACCAGTTGCGCGTCTCCGTGGACGAGATGCTCGACATCGCACCCAAGGGCGATGCCGAACAGCTCCAGATCCTCGAAGCCTACCGGATGTTCGCCAACTCCCGCGGCTGGATGCGCCGCATGGAGGAAAGCATCGACAGCGGTCTTTCGGCCGAAGCGGCTGTCGAGAAGGAGCAATCGGCCGCCCGCTCCCGGATGGAGCGCGTGCCCGACGCCTATCTGCGCGAACGGCTGCACGACCTCGACGACCTTTCGAACCGGCTTCTGCGGCTGCTCACGGGCCAGGGCGGCGAAACCGGGGCCGAGATCCCCGCCGACCCGATCCTCGTGGCGCGCAATATCGGCCCCGGCGAGCTTCTGGATTACGGTCGTGCGCTCAAGGGCATCATCCTGGAGGAAGGCTCGGTTGGCTCCCACGCGGCCATCGTCGCGCGCGCCCTGGCGATCCCCCTGATCGTCCATGCCAAACGCATCACGACCGAGGCGCTGAATGGCGATCTGGTGCTGGTGGACGGCGAGCAGGGGATCGTGCACCTGCGCCCCGACGACCGGGTGCTGGCGCATTTCACCGACAAGATCGCCATGCAGGCCAAGGCGCAGGAGCGCTATGCCTCGATCCGCGACAAACCGGCCGAAACCCTTTGCGGCAGCGTGATTTCCCTGACCATGAACGCGGGGCTGATGGCGGATCTGCCGTCGCTGCCGAGCTCGGGGGCCGAAGGTGTCGGGCTTTTCCGGACCGAGTTGCAATTCCTGACCCGCTCCAAGGTGCCACGCCGCTCGGAACTGGCCGAGATCTACGCCCGGGTGCTGGACGCGGCCGATGGCAAGCGCGTGGTCTTCCGGACGCTGGATATCGGGTCCGACAAGGTGCTGCCCTACATGAAACCCCAGGACGAGCCGAACCCGGCCCTGGGTTGGCGCGCGATCCGGGTCGGGCTGGACAAGCCCGGCGTGATGCGGATGCAGCTGCAGGCCCTGATCCGGGGGGCCAACGGGCGGCCCCTGACGGTGATGTTTCCCTTCATCGCCCAGCTGGAGGAATTTACCCGCGCCCGCGACGCCCTGCTGCGCGAGATCGACCGCGAGGCCGCACTTGGACGCACCCTGCCCGAGAGCGTCGAGATCGGCGCGATGCTGGAAACCCCCAGCCTGGCCTTTGCGCCCAACTCCTTCTTCGAGATGGCGGATTTCGTCTCCATCGGCGGCAATGATCTCAAACAGTTCTTCTTTGCCGCGGATCGCGAGAACGAGCGGGTGCGCCGCCGCTACGACACGCTGAACGTCAGTTTCCTGAGCCTGATCGAGCTGATCGTGAGCCGGTGCCGCGATGTGGGCACGCCGCTGAGCTTCTGCGGCGAGGATGCGGGCCGCCCGATCGAGGCGCTGTGCTTTGCCGCCATGGGGTTGCGGTCGCTGTCCATGCGCCCGGCCTCCATCGGGCCGGTCAAACATCTGTTGCGGCGCTCCGACCTGCGCGAGGCCCGCGCCGTGATCACCCAGGCGCGCGCCTCGGGCGCCATGACCGTACGCCCCGCGGTGATGGAGTGGCTGCGCCACCAGAACTAG
- a CDS encoding AAA family ATPase produces the protein MDKRTLIDDALSDPGVLIVFGGLPGAGKSTIAEALAAQIGAVHLVIDRIEAPLKARLGADIGPLGYNVAYQVATSNLDLGHVVIADCVNPIAMTRNAWMSVAMGCQAKMVQVNIQCSDLQEHRRRVEKRLTERPRQGLPDWQSVQARQIDEWPEADLTIDTYMRTPDESVSAIVSALRRLAPSRFGADPFARGVMGSG, from the coding sequence ATGGACAAGCGCACCCTTATTGATGATGCCCTGTCGGACCCTGGGGTTCTGATTGTTTTCGGCGGCTTGCCGGGAGCGGGCAAATCGACCATTGCCGAGGCCCTGGCGGCGCAGATCGGCGCGGTGCACCTGGTCATCGACCGGATCGAGGCCCCGCTGAAAGCACGGCTCGGGGCCGATATCGGGCCACTGGGCTACAACGTGGCCTACCAGGTGGCGACCTCCAACCTCGATCTCGGCCATGTGGTGATCGCCGATTGCGTCAACCCGATCGCCATGACACGCAACGCCTGGATGAGCGTTGCGATGGGCTGTCAGGCCAAGATGGTGCAGGTCAATATCCAGTGCTCCGATCTTCAGGAGCATCGCCGCCGGGTGGAGAAACGCCTGACCGAACGTCCACGGCAAGGCCTGCCCGACTGGCAGAGCGTACAGGCGCGGCAGATCGACGAGTGGCCCGAGGCCGACCTGACCATCGATACATACATGCGCACGCCCGACGAGTCAGTTTCCGCCATCGTGAGCGCCCTGCGCCGCCTGGCGCCCAGCCGCTTCGGCGCCGACCCGTTCGCTCGGGGGGTCATGGGGTCTGGCTGA
- a CDS encoding SDR family oxidoreductase, producing MQSVVTGASRGIGLELTRVLAARGHSVLGTYRTAPPETIDGVSWHPLNVTDPDSHAALSAHLDGRPIDLLVCNAGIYLDREENLADGYPPQMWARMFETNVMGVFLSVQSLLPQLQQARQAKIAIISSQMASHTHAPGRSYIYRASKAAALNLGRNLATDLAGLGISVGIYHPGWVQTDMGGPTAHLTPAQSAQGLADRFEALTLDTSGCFEMWNGQAHPY from the coding sequence ATGCAGAGCGTGGTGACAGGCGCCTCTCGAGGCATCGGACTGGAATTGACCCGCGTGCTTGCGGCGCGTGGACATTCCGTTCTGGGCACCTATCGCACGGCCCCGCCGGAGACGATCGACGGCGTGTCATGGCACCCGCTCAATGTCACGGACCCAGACAGCCATGCGGCGCTGAGCGCGCATCTGGACGGACGCCCGATCGATCTGCTGGTCTGCAATGCCGGGATCTATCTCGATCGGGAAGAAAACCTGGCCGATGGCTACCCGCCGCAGATGTGGGCGCGGATGTTCGAGACCAACGTGATGGGGGTGTTCCTGTCGGTCCAGTCGCTCCTGCCACAGCTGCAGCAGGCCCGGCAGGCCAAGATCGCGATCATTTCCTCGCAAATGGCGTCGCACACGCACGCGCCGGGGCGCTCCTATATCTACCGGGCGTCCAAGGCGGCGGCGCTGAACCTCGGGCGCAACCTGGCCACGGACCTCGCGGGCCTGGGAATTTCGGTCGGCATCTATCACCCGGGCTGGGTGCAGACGGACATGGGCGGTCCCACCGCGCATCTCACTCCGGCCCAGTCAGCACAAGGCCTCGCCGACCGGTTCGAGGCCCTGACCCTGGACACCTCCGGCTGCTTCGAGATGTGGAATGGACAAGCGCACCCTTATTGA
- a CDS encoding vWA domain-containing protein, translating to MVGSLPRPLGRSLSLIAACAVAGLMPVPHAGAAQGCSEDAMVVFDGSGSMSEMGFNLMDEPRIFAARRAIRQVMPQVAPVRNLGLLVYGPGPREACDNIDLRFSPIPDAAPRMIAEIDRLMPSGNTPLTASVARAAEALDYRTRPGVVVLVTDGKETCGGAPCQLAAELAADAPALTVHVIGFKLRGEHFSWDSENQHDYRQGQTVARCLADQTGGLYLTTETVDELVAALRTTLGCPIFGRLEDAVLPAG from the coding sequence ATGGTCGGATCCCTCCCCAGGCCCTTGGGGCGCAGCCTGTCCCTGATCGCCGCTTGCGCGGTCGCGGGGCTCATGCCCGTGCCCCATGCCGGTGCGGCGCAGGGCTGCAGCGAGGACGCGATGGTGGTGTTCGACGGGTCCGGGTCGATGTCGGAGATGGGCTTCAACCTGATGGACGAGCCGCGCATCTTCGCCGCGCGGCGCGCCATCCGGCAGGTCATGCCGCAGGTCGCCCCGGTGCGGAATCTCGGCCTGCTGGTCTATGGCCCCGGCCCGCGGGAGGCGTGTGACAATATCGATCTGCGGTTTTCCCCGATCCCCGACGCCGCGCCCCGGATGATCGCCGAGATTGACCGGCTCATGCCGTCGGGCAACACCCCGCTGACAGCGTCGGTGGCCCGCGCGGCAGAAGCGCTCGATTACCGGACCCGCCCCGGGGTCGTGGTGCTGGTCACGGACGGCAAGGAAACCTGCGGGGGTGCGCCATGTCAGCTTGCGGCCGAACTGGCGGCCGATGCGCCCGCGCTGACCGTGCATGTGATCGGCTTCAAGCTGCGCGGCGAGCATTTCAGCTGGGACAGCGAGAACCAGCATGATTACCGGCAGGGGCAGACCGTGGCGCGCTGCCTCGCGGATCAGACCGGTGGACTGTACCTGACGACGGAAACTGTGGATGAGCTGGTGGCCGCCCTGCGCACCACGCTGGGCTGCCCGATCTTCGGTCGGCTGGAGGACGCGGTGCTGCCGGCGGGCTAG
- a CDS encoding bifunctional aconitate hydratase 2/2-methylisocitrate dehydratase, whose amino-acid sequence MSLYTAYLEEIAARKEQGLQPKPIDDAALTSEIIAQIKDPAHEHRADSLQFFIYNTLPGTTSAAGAKAQFLKEIILGESVVAEITPDFAFELLSHMRGGPSVEVLLDIALGDDASLAAQAAEVLKTQVFLYEADTDRLKAAHEAGNAVATGILQSYARAEFFTTLPEIEDEIEVVTYIAAEGDISTDLLSPGNQAHSRSDRELHGKCMISEAAQKEIEALKLQHPGKRVMLIAEKGTMGVGSSRMSGVNNVALWTGKQASPYVPFVNIAPVVAGTNGISPIFMTTVGVTGGIGIDLKNWVKKVDGDGNPILNNDGNPILEQKYSVDTGTVLKIDTKARKLMSADGGEELADVSSAFSPQAVEFMKAGGSYAVVFGKKLQTLAAETLGVEPTPVFAPAKEISHEGQGLTAVEKIFNANARGVTPGKVLHAGSDVRVQVNIVGSQDTTGLMTSQELEAMAATVLSPTVDGAYQSGCHTASVWDLKAQANTPRLMAFMHKFGLITARDPKGVYHSMTDVIHKVLNDITVSDWDIIIGGDSHTRMSKGVAFGADSGTVALALATGEATMPIPESVKVTFKGKMADHMDFRDVVHATQAQMLAQHGDNVFQGRVIEVHIGTLLADQAFTFTDWTAEMKAKASICISNDDTLIESLEIAKQRIQVMIDKGMDNDVQMLAGLIAKANARIAEIRSGEKPALKPDDTARYFAEVVVDLDQIVEPMIADPDVHNADVSKRYTHDTIRPISYYGAEKKIDLGFVGSCMVHKGDVKIVAQMLRNLEKANGEVKFKAPLVLAAPTYNIIDELKEEGDWDVLQKYAGFEFDDSAPKEKARTEYENILYLERPGCNLCMGNQEKAAKGDTVLATSTRLFQGRVVADSETKKGESLLGSTPVVVLSAILGRTPTVEEYKTAVEGINLTKFAPPLTPPIDAKSVHF is encoded by the coding sequence ATGAGCTTGTACACAGCCTATCTCGAAGAAATCGCCGCGCGCAAGGAACAAGGCTTGCAACCCAAGCCCATCGATGACGCCGCCCTGACGAGCGAAATCATCGCCCAGATCAAGGATCCCGCGCATGAACATCGCGCGGACTCGCTGCAATTCTTCATCTACAACACCCTGCCCGGCACCACGAGTGCGGCGGGGGCGAAGGCGCAATTCCTCAAGGAGATCATCCTTGGCGAGTCGGTAGTGGCCGAGATCACGCCCGATTTCGCCTTCGAGCTTCTGTCGCACATGCGCGGCGGGCCCTCGGTCGAAGTGCTGCTCGACATCGCACTCGGCGATGATGCCAGCCTCGCCGCCCAGGCGGCGGAGGTCCTCAAGACCCAGGTGTTCCTCTATGAGGCCGATACCGACCGGCTGAAAGCGGCCCATGAGGCCGGCAACGCCGTGGCCACCGGCATCCTTCAAAGCTACGCCCGGGCGGAGTTCTTCACCACGCTGCCCGAGATCGAGGACGAGATCGAGGTCGTGACCTATATCGCCGCCGAGGGCGATATCTCCACCGACTTGCTCTCCCCCGGCAACCAGGCACACTCGCGCTCGGACCGGGAACTGCACGGCAAATGCATGATCTCCGAAGCCGCCCAGAAAGAGATCGAGGCGCTGAAGCTTCAACATCCGGGCAAGCGCGTCATGCTGATCGCCGAGAAGGGCACCATGGGCGTGGGCTCGTCGCGCATGTCCGGCGTGAACAACGTGGCACTCTGGACCGGCAAACAGGCCAGCCCCTACGTGCCTTTCGTCAACATCGCCCCCGTGGTCGCGGGCACCAACGGCATCTCCCCGATCTTCATGACCACCGTCGGCGTGACCGGCGGGATCGGCATTGATCTGAAGAACTGGGTGAAGAAAGTCGATGGCGACGGCAACCCGATCCTGAACAATGACGGCAACCCGATTCTGGAGCAGAAATACTCCGTCGACACGGGCACCGTTTTGAAGATCGACACCAAGGCGCGCAAGCTGATGAGCGCCGATGGCGGCGAAGAGCTCGCGGATGTCTCCTCCGCGTTCAGCCCGCAGGCCGTCGAGTTCATGAAGGCCGGCGGCTCTTATGCCGTGGTCTTCGGCAAGAAGCTGCAGACGCTCGCCGCTGAAACGCTGGGCGTGGAGCCGACGCCGGTCTTTGCCCCGGCCAAGGAAATTTCCCATGAAGGCCAGGGCCTGACCGCCGTCGAAAAGATCTTCAACGCCAATGCCCGCGGCGTCACCCCGGGCAAGGTGCTCCATGCGGGCTCGGACGTGCGGGTGCAGGTCAATATCGTCGGCTCCCAAGACACCACCGGCCTGATGACCTCACAGGAGCTGGAAGCGATGGCCGCCACGGTGCTGTCGCCGACAGTGGACGGGGCATACCAGTCGGGCTGTCACACCGCCTCGGTCTGGGACCTCAAGGCGCAAGCCAACACCCCGCGCCTGATGGCGTTCATGCACAAGTTCGGGCTGATCACCGCGCGCGACCCCAAGGGCGTCTATCACTCGATGACCGACGTGATCCACAAGGTCCTGAACGACATTACTGTCAGCGACTGGGACATCATCATCGGCGGCGACAGCCACACGCGCATGTCCAAGGGCGTGGCCTTCGGCGCCGACAGCGGCACGGTGGCACTCGCACTCGCCACGGGCGAGGCGACCATGCCGATCCCGGAGTCGGTCAAGGTGACCTTCAAGGGCAAGATGGCCGATCACATGGACTTCCGCGACGTGGTCCACGCCACCCAGGCGCAGATGCTGGCCCAGCACGGCGACAACGTTTTCCAGGGCCGGGTGATCGAGGTGCATATCGGCACGCTGCTGGCGGACCAGGCCTTCACCTTCACCGACTGGACCGCCGAGATGAAGGCAAAGGCGTCGATCTGCATCTCCAACGACGACACGCTGATCGAGTCCCTCGAAATCGCCAAGCAACGGATCCAGGTGATGATCGACAAGGGCATGGACAACGATGTGCAGATGCTCGCCGGGCTGATCGCCAAGGCCAATGCGCGCATCGCCGAGATCCGGTCGGGCGAAAAGCCCGCCCTGAAACCCGATGACACCGCCCGGTACTTCGCCGAAGTGGTGGTGGACCTCGACCAGATCGTGGAGCCGATGATCGCGGACCCGGATGTGCACAACGCCGATGTCTCGAAACGCTACACCCACGACACGATCCGGCCGATTTCCTATTACGGCGCGGAGAAGAAGATCGACCTCGGCTTCGTGGGCTCCTGCATGGTGCACAAGGGCGACGTGAAGATCGTGGCCCAGATGCTGCGCAATCTCGAAAAGGCCAATGGCGAGGTCAAGTTCAAGGCGCCGCTGGTGCTCGCCGCGCCGACCTACAACATCATCGACGAGTTGAAGGAAGAGGGCGACTGGGACGTGCTGCAGAAATACGCGGGCTTCGAGTTCGACGATTCCGCGCCGAAGGAAAAGGCGCGCACGGAATACGAGAATATCCTCTATCTCGAACGTCCGGGCTGCAACCTGTGCATGGGCAACCAGGAGAAGGCGGCCAAGGGTGACACTGTCCTGGCAACCTCCACCCGGCTGTTCCAGGGCCGCGTGGTGGCCGACAGCGAAACCAAGAAGGGCGAGTCCCTGCTCGGCTCGACCCCGGTCGTGGTGCTCTCGGCGATCCTCGGGCGCACCCCGACGGTCGAGGAGTACAAGACAGCGGTCGAAGGGATCAACCTGACCAAGTTCGCCCCGCCCCTGACCCCACCGATCGACGCCAAGTCGGTCCACTTCTAG
- a CDS encoding aspartate kinase: protein MSILVMKFGGTSVADLDKIKNAAEKVQREVARGHKVIVIVSAMSGKTNELVGWVGKTSPLYDAREYDAVVSSGENVTAGLLALTLQEMEIPARSWQGWQVPLRTNSAHAAARIEEIPRANLDAKFDEGMQVAVIAGFQGISPEGRITTLGRGGSDTTAVAFAAAFGAVRCDIYTDVDGVYTTDPRIEDKARKLDRIAYEEMLELASLGAKVLQTRSVELAMRFKVPLRVLSSFEENTDTSGTLVCDEDEIMESNVVSGVAYSRDEAKMTLISVADRPGIAAAIFGPLSEAGVNVDMIVQNISEDGRTDMTFSCPTDQVLRAERAIKEAKELGEINFQELVADTDVAKVSVVGIGMRSHAGVAARMFQALRDEGINIRVITTSEIKISVLIERKYMELAVQALHDAFELDRAA from the coding sequence ATGTCCATTCTGGTGATGAAATTCGGCGGCACCTCCGTTGCCGATCTCGACAAGATCAAGAACGCCGCCGAGAAGGTGCAGCGCGAGGTTGCCCGCGGTCACAAGGTGATCGTGATCGTCTCGGCCATGTCCGGCAAGACAAACGAACTGGTCGGCTGGGTGGGCAAGACATCGCCGCTCTACGACGCCCGCGAATACGACGCCGTGGTCTCCTCGGGCGAGAACGTCACCGCGGGCCTGCTGGCGCTCACCTTGCAGGAGATGGAAATCCCCGCCCGCTCCTGGCAGGGTTGGCAGGTGCCCCTGCGCACCAATTCCGCCCATGCCGCTGCCCGGATCGAGGAAATCCCCCGCGCCAATCTCGACGCGAAGTTCGACGAGGGCATGCAGGTGGCCGTGATCGCGGGCTTCCAGGGGATCAGCCCCGAGGGCCGCATCACCACCCTGGGCCGGGGTGGGTCCGACACCACCGCCGTGGCCTTCGCCGCCGCCTTCGGCGCGGTGCGTTGCGACATCTACACGGATGTGGACGGGGTCTACACCACCGACCCCCGGATCGAGGACAAGGCCCGCAAGCTGGACCGCATCGCCTATGAGGAAATGCTCGAGCTGGCCTCGCTCGGCGCCAAGGTCCTGCAAACACGCTCGGTCGAGCTGGCCATGCGCTTCAAGGTCCCCCTGCGGGTACTGTCGAGCTTCGAGGAAAATACCGACACGTCAGGCACGCTGGTCTGCGATGAGGATGAGATTATGGAAAGCAATGTTGTCTCCGGCGTCGCCTATTCCCGCGACGAGGCGAAAATGACCCTGATCTCCGTGGCCGACCGGCCCGGGATCGCTGCCGCCATCTTCGGGCCGTTGTCCGAGGCCGGGGTGAACGTGGACATGATCGTCCAGAACATCTCCGAGGACGGGCGGACAGACATGACGTTCTCGTGCCCCACAGACCAGGTGTTGCGGGCCGAACGGGCGATCAAGGAAGCAAAGGAACTGGGCGAGATCAACTTCCAGGAACTCGTGGCCGACACGGATGTGGCAAAGGTCTCGGTCGTCGGCATCGGAATGCGCAGCCACGCCGGCGTGGCGGCGCGCATGTTCCAGGCCCTGCGCGACGAGGGGATCAACATCCGCGTCATCACCACCTCCGAGATCAAGATCTCGGTGCTGATCGAGCGCAAGTACATGGAACTGGCCGTGCAGGCCCTGCACGACGCATTCGAACTGGACCGCGCAGCTTGA
- a CDS encoding flavin reductase family protein: MFYRPEEGHGLPHNPFNAIVAPRPIGWISSRGADGQDNLAPYSFFNAVAYVPPQVMFASTSAKEDRGDTKDSVANIRETGVFCVNIVSYALRDVMNVSSGSYPAEVDEFARAGIEKAPCETIDCARVAAAPANLECRLTQIVQLEGPSNFVVFGQVTGIHMRDEHLVDGRFDVTTFRPLSRLGYRDYACVDNLFSLARPDD, translated from the coding sequence ATGTTCTACCGCCCCGAAGAGGGACACGGGCTGCCCCACAATCCGTTCAACGCCATCGTCGCGCCGCGCCCTATCGGCTGGATTTCCAGCCGCGGCGCGGACGGGCAGGACAACCTCGCCCCCTACTCCTTCTTCAACGCCGTGGCTTACGTACCGCCGCAGGTGATGTTCGCCTCGACCTCCGCCAAGGAGGATCGCGGCGACACCAAGGACAGCGTGGCAAATATCCGCGAAACCGGCGTGTTCTGTGTGAACATCGTCTCCTATGCCTTGCGCGACGTGATGAATGTCAGCTCCGGCAGCTACCCTGCGGAAGTGGACGAGTTCGCCCGCGCGGGCATCGAGAAGGCGCCGTGCGAGACCATCGACTGCGCCCGCGTGGCCGCAGCCCCCGCCAACCTGGAATGCAGGCTCACGCAGATCGTGCAACTGGAGGGCCCATCGAATTTCGTGGTCTTCGGTCAGGTCACGGGCATCCACATGCGCGACGAGCACCTGGTCGACGGGCGGTTCGACGTGACCACTTTCCGGCCGCTGTCGCGGCTCGGCTACAGGGACTATGCCTGCGTCGACAATCTGTTCTCGCTGGCGCGCCCGGACGACTGA